The Microbulbifer sp. TB1203 nucleotide sequence CGCTCCTCTGATCGTTGCCGGGCATACAGCGCACGGATTTTTGAATTCCCCATCCGACGGGAAAACCGGCAGCTTGCAATCCGATAGTGGTCCCGACAAAAGGGCTATTTGAATACTACGGTCTTGTTGCCGTGAATAAACACCCGCTCCTCCAAAACCAGTTGTAACGCACGGCTCAGTACCAGTTTCTCCACATCGCGCCCGGCAGTCGCCATGGCATCGGCGGAATAGGCGTGGTCCACATGAATGATGTCCTGCTCGATGATCGGCCCCTCGTCCAGATCGTTGGTGACGAAATGGGCAGTGGCGCCGATGATCTTCACTCCGCGGGCAAACGCCTGCTGATAGGGTCTGGCGCCGATGAATGCCGGTAAAAAGGAGTGGTGAATATTGATGATCCGCCCCCGGTAGCGGGTTACGAAAGCGGGGGTGAGCACGCGCATATATTTGGCCAGCACCAGGTAATCCGGCTGGTAGCCGTCCACCAGCGCCGCAACCCGCTCCTCGTGCTGCTCCCGTTCCAGGCCGTCCGCCGGCAGGCAGTGGAAGGGGATATCGAACTTCTCCACCAGCCCGCCCAGGTCCGGGTGGTTGCCGATCACCGCGGCGATCTCCACATCCAGGGCCCCGGAGTAGCACTTCATCAGGATGTCGCCCAGGCAGTGGGGCTCGCGGGTGACCATCAGCACCAGGCGCTTGCGCCCGCTGGCCACCAGGCGCCGCTCCGCGCCCTCCGGCAGGGCCATGTCCAGGTCCTCCAGCAGGGTGGTATCGTTGAAATTGCCCTCCAGCGCCGTGCGCATGAAGAATCGCCCCTGCTGCCGATCCACGAACTCGTCGTTCTTGGTGATATTGAGCTGGTGCTTGTAGCAAATATTGGTGATCTTGGCGATCAGGCCCTTGGCATCGGGGCAGTCGGTCAGCAGTATCTTCTTTTCCATGGTCAAAATTCAGGCCAAACGTTCGGTGCCCAAACTATACACTATGGCGGATTATTGATTCACACACTAAGGGCTGTTATGGACAAGAACCTCTATGCCGAGCATATCGCCATCCTGCGCAACCGCTACGACGCCATCCTCGAGGAGTGCGGCTACGACACCCTGAATGTCTTCAGCGGCGCGCCCAAAGTACAGTTCCAGGACGACAACTACTATCCGTTCAAAGCCAACCCGCAGTTCAAGGCCCTGGTGCCGGTCACCGACAACCCCCACAGCTGGATCATCTACCGCCGCGGGCAGAAGCCCAGACTGCTGTTCTACCGCCCGGTGGACTTCTGGCACTATGTGCCGCCGGCGCCGGACACCTTCTGGAGCGATCACTACGATATCGAGCTGCTGGGCAAACCGGCGGATGCAAAGGCATTTCTCGGCGACAACTCTTCCCTTGAAAAGACGGCCTTTATCGGCGAGACCCAGAGCCTCGACGGCTGGCCCATCGGCATCCCCAACCCGGAAGCCCTGATCGCCCGGCTGCACTGGGCGCGGGCCTACAAGACCCCCTACGAAATGGCCTGCCTGCGGGAGGCCAACCGCATCGCGGTGGGGGCCCACCGGGCCGCGGAGGACGCCTTCCGCGGCGGCGCCAGCGAGTTCGAGATCAACATGGCCTACCTGGCGGCTGCCGGCCAGGGCGAGAACCGTATGCCCTACGGCAATATCGTCGCGCTCAACAGCCACGCGGCTATCCTGCACTACACCCACCTGTCCACCGAGCGTTTGCCGGAAGCAAACCTGAAAAGCTTCCTGATAGACGCGGGGGCCGACTGCCACGGTTACGCCGCGGATATCACCCGCAGCTACGCCTTCCGCGACGGCGACTACGCGACACTGGTCCAGGCAATGGACGAGATGCAACAGGGCCTGGTGGCACAGATGCGGGTGGGCCTGGCCTACCCGGACCTGCACCGGGACTGCCATCTCAGGGTGGCCGGGATCCTGCAGCGGTTCGGCGTGATCGCGACGTCGCCGGAGAGCGCGGTGGAATCCGGCCTCAGCCGCACCTTCCTCCCCCACGGCCTGGGCCACTTCCTCGGCCTGCAGGTGCACGATGTGGGCGGCCACCAGACGGCGCCGGAGGGCGGTACCACCCCACCGCTGGCGGAATACCCCTTCCTGCGCACCACCCGCACCATCGAGGCGGGCCAGGTGTTCACCATCGAACCGGGACTCTACTTTATCGACAGCCTGCTGGCGGAGTTGAAAGACTCCCCTCTGGCGAAGGAGGTGAACTGGGACAAGGTGGACGCCTTCCGCCCCTACGGCGGTGTGCGTATCGAGGACAATGTGATAGTGCATGCGGACCGGGTGGAGAACATGACCCGGGACTGCTACGCGGAATAGATTCCCCCGGGATCGCGCTTTCCCTTCTTACTATTCGCCCTGTAGGAGCGGCGGGGCGGCCATCCGCCCATGGCCGCGATCAGACTTCCTGCCAACTGAGAACCCGATCGCGGGCATGGCCCGCTCCTACAGGGTCCTGGTAGGAGCGGGCCATGCCCGCGATCAATTTTTTAAGAAAATCAGGCCGCCAATTCCGCGCGCAAAGTGCGCGCCGCCTCCACCATATTCAGCAGCGACGTACCCACCTCCGCCCAGTTGCGGGTCTTGAGGCCGCAATCAGGATTCACCCAGAGCTTTTCCGGGGGGATCGCTTCGGCGATTTTTCTCAGCCGCGCCACCAATTCCTCCCGCTCCGGCACATTGGGCGAGTGGATATCGTAAATGCCCGGGCCTATTTCGTTCGGGTAACCGCCGTTCTTGCCGGCAAAGGCGTGCAGCAGTTGCAGATCCGAACGCGCGGACTCGATGGTGATGACATCCGCGTCCAGCGCCACTATCGCATTCATGATTGCGTTGAAGTTGCTGTAGCACATATGGGTATGGATCTGGGTCTCCGGCTTCACCTTGCTGCAGGTATAGCGGAAACAGGCCACCGCCCAGCTGAAATAATCCTGGTGCTCCGATTCCCGCAGCGGTACCCCTTCGCGCAGGGCCGGCTCGTCGATCTGGATAATGCCGATGCCGGCGGCTTCCAGGTCGAGCACTTCCTGCCGCAGCGCCTTGGCGATTTGCAGGCAGCTCTCGCTGCGCGGAATATCCTCGCGGGGGAACGACCAGTTGAGAATGGTCACCGGCCCGGTGAGCATGCCCTTGACCGGTTTTTTGGTCAGGCTCTGGGCGTAGCTGCTCCACTCCACGGTCATAGGTTCGGGGCGGGAGATATCTCCAAAAATGATCGGCGGCTTTACGCAGCGGGAACCGTAGCTCTGTACCCAGCCGTTGCCGGTGTGTACAAATCCATCCAACTGCTCGCCGAAATATTCCACCATGTCGTTGCGCTCCGCCTCGCCGTGCACCAGCACATCCAGGCCGAGTATTTCCTGGCGGCGGATGGCTTCGGCGATTTCCGCGCGCAGGTGTTCCTTGTAATCCGTTTCGGAAATCTCCCCATTGCGAAACTGTTTGCGCACACTGCGCAGCAGGTCAGTTTGCGGGAAGGAACCGATGGTGGTGGTGGGCAGCGGCGGCAGTTGCCAGCGCTCGCGCTGCAGGGCGGCGCGCTCCCCGTAGGCTTGCGGACGCCAAGTGTCCTCCAGTTCCGCCGCCACCGCGGTGGCCGCCGAGGGCGTCGCGGATTCTTCACCGGCGGTCGCCTCGCCCTTCAGGAGGGACTGCAACTGGCCGAGTTCATTGAGCTTCTGACGGCTGTAGGCCAGTTTCCGCAGCTGTTCCGCGGGCAGTGCGGTCTCCGTTTCCAGGTCCACCGGGCAGTGCAGCAGCGAACAGCTGGCGGAAAGCCACAGGCGCTCGCCCAGTTGCTGCTCCAGCGGCTGCAGCTGTCGGTGCCATTTGCCCAGGTCGCCGCGCCAGACATTGCGCCCGTTCAACACGCCGAGGGACAGCACCTGGTTTTCGCCCAGCGCCTCCACGGCCGCGGGCAGTTCTTCCGGCCCGCGCACGCAGTCGATATGCACCCCGGCCACCGGCAGGGAGAAGGCCAGGGGCAGGTTTTCCCGCAGGGAGGAAAAATAGGTGGCCAGCAGCAGCTTGAGCGAAGGCGCGGCCGCGGCGAGCTGCTGGTACGCCGGCGCGAAGATATCGCACCAGGTTGCGGGCAGGTCCAGCCCCAGGATCGGCTCGTCGATCTGCACCCAGTCGACACCGGCGCCGGCGATCTGCTGCAGCAGCTGTTCGTAGCAGGGCAGCAGTTTCGGCAGCAGATCCAGCGCCTCGCCCTCGGCGCGACCCAGCCACAG carries:
- the purU gene encoding formyltetrahydrofolate deformylase translates to MEKKILLTDCPDAKGLIAKITNICYKHQLNITKNDEFVDRQQGRFFMRTALEGNFNDTTLLEDLDMALPEGAERRLVASGRKRLVLMVTREPHCLGDILMKCYSGALDVEIAAVIGNHPDLGGLVEKFDIPFHCLPADGLEREQHEERVAALVDGYQPDYLVLAKYMRVLTPAFVTRYRGRIINIHHSFLPAFIGARPYQQAFARGVKIIGATAHFVTNDLDEGPIIEQDIIHVDHAYSADAMATAGRDVEKLVLSRALQLVLEERVFIHGNKTVVFK
- the pepQ gene encoding Xaa-Pro dipeptidase, which produces MDKNLYAEHIAILRNRYDAILEECGYDTLNVFSGAPKVQFQDDNYYPFKANPQFKALVPVTDNPHSWIIYRRGQKPRLLFYRPVDFWHYVPPAPDTFWSDHYDIELLGKPADAKAFLGDNSSLEKTAFIGETQSLDGWPIGIPNPEALIARLHWARAYKTPYEMACLREANRIAVGAHRAAEDAFRGGASEFEINMAYLAAAGQGENRMPYGNIVALNSHAAILHYTHLSTERLPEANLKSFLIDAGADCHGYAADITRSYAFRDGDYATLVQAMDEMQQGLVAQMRVGLAYPDLHRDCHLRVAGILQRFGVIATSPESAVESGLSRTFLPHGLGHFLGLQVHDVGGHQTAPEGGTTPPLAEYPFLRTTRTIEAGQVFTIEPGLYFIDSLLAELKDSPLAKEVNWDKVDAFRPYGGVRIEDNVIVHADRVENMTRDCYAE
- the metE gene encoding 5-methyltetrahydropteroyltriglutamate--homocysteine S-methyltransferase, translated to MTQTHILGYPRIGAGRELKKAQEAYWKGDISQQELLAVGAEIRRGNWRAQRDAGLSRVAVGDFAWYDQVLNHTLMFGVVPARFDEGAADSKLDQYFRLARGRAPSGEPVAASAMTKWFDTNYHYLVPEFAADQSFALDSDWLLEEVREAQSQGHSAKPVVIGPLTYLWLGRAEGEALDLLPKLLPCYEQLLQQIAGAGVDWVQIDEPILGLDLPATWCDIFAPAYQQLAAAAPSLKLLLATYFSSLRENLPLAFSLPVAGVHIDCVRGPEELPAAVEALGENQVLSLGVLNGRNVWRGDLGKWHRQLQPLEQQLGERLWLSASCSLLHCPVDLETETALPAEQLRKLAYSRQKLNELGQLQSLLKGEATAGEESATPSAATAVAAELEDTWRPQAYGERAALQRERWQLPPLPTTTIGSFPQTDLLRSVRKQFRNGEISETDYKEHLRAEIAEAIRRQEILGLDVLVHGEAERNDMVEYFGEQLDGFVHTGNGWVQSYGSRCVKPPIIFGDISRPEPMTVEWSSYAQSLTKKPVKGMLTGPVTILNWSFPREDIPRSESCLQIAKALRQEVLDLEAAGIGIIQIDEPALREGVPLRESEHQDYFSWAVACFRYTCSKVKPETQIHTHMCYSNFNAIMNAIVALDADVITIESARSDLQLLHAFAGKNGGYPNEIGPGIYDIHSPNVPEREELVARLRKIAEAIPPEKLWVNPDCGLKTRNWAEVGTSLLNMVEAARTLRAELAA